The following are encoded together in the Bacillus sp. V2I10 genome:
- a CDS encoding GntR family transcriptional regulator, protein MTIKTDNRHLYLQVIDKIKEDIENGTYVEKEKLPSEYELSKKLGVSRATLREALRILEEENVIIRRHGVGTFINSKPLFTSGIEQLNSVTKMIEQANMVPGTIFLSSQVNSPTEEDVKRFKSRTSDDIFLLERVRTANGKPVVYCLDKIPRHILPQSFIHEQESLFELLQEEAGRYISYAVTHIEPIGYHEKISPILECDPETALLCLKQMHFDENDQPVLFSLNYFRADQFSFHVVRKRL, encoded by the coding sequence ATGACTATAAAAACAGATAACCGTCATTTATATTTGCAAGTCATTGATAAAATTAAAGAAGATATAGAAAATGGCACGTATGTTGAAAAAGAAAAACTTCCCTCTGAGTATGAGCTTTCAAAGAAGCTCGGAGTCAGCCGCGCGACACTGAGAGAAGCGCTGCGCATTCTTGAAGAAGAAAACGTTATTATTCGCCGCCATGGCGTTGGCACGTTCATTAACTCCAAACCGCTGTTCACCTCTGGAATCGAACAATTAAATAGTGTGACAAAGATGATTGAACAGGCAAACATGGTTCCCGGAACGATCTTCCTATCTTCTCAAGTAAACAGTCCTACAGAGGAAGATGTTAAACGCTTTAAAAGCCGCACAAGTGATGATATCTTTCTCCTTGAACGCGTCAGAACGGCAAATGGAAAGCCTGTTGTATATTGCCTTGACAAAATTCCAAGACACATCCTTCCCCAATCATTCATTCACGAGCAGGAATCGCTGTTTGAATTGCTTCAGGAAGAGGCTGGGCGCTATATTTCTTATGCAGTAACTCACATAGAACCAATTGGATACCACGAAAAGATTTCCCCAATTCTTGAATGTGATCCTGAAACCGCACTTTTATGTTTAAAACAAATGCATTTTGATGAAAACGATCAACCCGTTTTATTTTCACTGAATTACTTCCGTGCTGATCAATTTAGCTTCCATGTGGTAAGAAAGCGCTTGTAA
- a CDS encoding DNA translocase FtsK, which translates to MAKQKRRQKKKTDDWRHTLKFELIGLVLLAISLIAISNLGFVGKAFVYLFRFFIGEWYMAALIGMLVLSGYVMWNRRWPSLFSRQIVGLYCILSAILLLSHVTLFQMLTKKGALSSPSVITNTWELFFMEVNGQIRTPDLGGGMIGAILFAASYYLFAAAGSRIVSFILILIGIVLVTGRSLGSTLGKIIAPFLRFMKTQAIAFYEDMKNLPQSIKNAKKAETSKPKKAKKERRHKEEPDEEEETEIVHIEPIISSFADRDDLEIKAFDQEQVQDKHEPPVRTPKKKAETADEPAVPPITFTEVENKSYLLPSLDLLSQPKVNSQQTDKKNIYENARKLEKTFQSFGVKAKVTQVHLGPAVTKYEVYPDVGVKVSKIVNLSDDLALALAAKDIRIEAPIPGKSAIGIEVPNSEIAMVSLREVLESKANDRPEAKLLMGLGRDISGDAVLAEMNKMPHLLVAGSTGSGKSVCINGIITSILMRAKPHEVKMMMIDPKMVELNVYNGIPHLLAPVVTDPKKASQALKKVVNEMERRYELFSHTGTRNIEGYNEYIRRSNLEEGTKNPEFPYIVVIVDELADLMMVASSDVEDSITRLSQMARAAGIHLIIATQRPSVDVITGVIKANIPSRIAFSVSSQTDSRTILDMGGAEKLLGRGDMLFLPVGASKPVRVQGAFLSDEEVEHVVSYVISQQRAQYQEEMIPSETAEVKEEVNDDLYDDAVQLVLEMQTASVSMLQRRFRVGYTRAARLIDAMEDRGVVGPYEGSKPREVLLSKDHYDEVSS; encoded by the coding sequence ATGGCAAAACAAAAACGGAGACAAAAGAAAAAAACGGATGATTGGCGGCATACTTTGAAGTTTGAATTAATAGGATTAGTTCTTCTGGCTATTTCCCTGATTGCGATTTCAAATTTAGGCTTTGTCGGAAAAGCGTTCGTTTACTTGTTCAGATTTTTTATTGGTGAATGGTATATGGCAGCCTTAATTGGCATGCTTGTTCTTTCTGGTTATGTAATGTGGAACAGAAGATGGCCGTCTTTATTTTCAAGACAGATAGTCGGTTTGTATTGCATCCTTTCTGCTATCTTGCTTCTCAGTCATGTCACTCTGTTTCAGATGCTTACAAAAAAAGGGGCGCTCTCTTCACCGAGCGTCATAACCAACACGTGGGAACTATTTTTTATGGAGGTTAACGGGCAGATAAGAACGCCTGATCTTGGGGGCGGGATGATTGGAGCCATTCTTTTTGCAGCATCTTATTACTTATTTGCTGCAGCGGGATCACGAATCGTTTCATTTATTCTGATCTTAATAGGAATTGTGCTTGTTACTGGGAGATCTCTCGGTTCAACACTCGGCAAAATCATTGCGCCATTTCTGCGTTTTATGAAAACGCAGGCCATTGCCTTTTACGAAGATATGAAAAACCTCCCTCAATCGATAAAGAATGCAAAAAAAGCAGAAACCTCCAAACCTAAAAAAGCTAAAAAAGAGCGAAGGCATAAAGAGGAACCTGATGAGGAAGAAGAAACTGAAATCGTTCATATTGAGCCGATTATTTCAAGTTTTGCAGACCGGGATGACCTTGAAATTAAAGCATTTGATCAGGAACAGGTACAGGATAAGCATGAGCCCCCTGTCAGAACTCCGAAAAAGAAGGCTGAAACTGCCGATGAGCCGGCAGTCCCTCCGATTACTTTCACTGAAGTAGAGAATAAATCGTATCTGCTGCCATCCCTTGATCTTTTATCACAGCCAAAGGTCAACAGTCAGCAAACGGATAAAAAGAACATTTATGAAAATGCACGCAAGCTTGAAAAAACGTTTCAGAGCTTTGGGGTAAAAGCGAAAGTGACACAAGTTCATCTAGGTCCCGCTGTAACGAAATATGAAGTTTATCCTGATGTGGGCGTAAAGGTAAGTAAAATTGTGAATCTTAGTGATGATTTAGCCCTTGCACTTGCTGCCAAAGACATTCGGATCGAAGCGCCTATACCAGGAAAGTCAGCAATAGGAATTGAAGTTCCTAATTCTGAGATTGCTATGGTATCTCTGCGCGAAGTGCTTGAATCGAAAGCAAATGACCGTCCGGAGGCTAAGCTTCTCATGGGACTCGGCAGAGATATATCGGGGGATGCAGTTCTTGCCGAAATGAACAAAATGCCTCATCTTCTTGTTGCCGGATCTACAGGCAGCGGGAAAAGTGTATGCATCAACGGCATCATTACGAGCATACTGATGAGAGCAAAGCCTCATGAAGTGAAAATGATGATGATTGATCCTAAGATGGTAGAGCTGAATGTATATAACGGAATCCCGCATTTATTAGCGCCAGTCGTTACAGATCCGAAAAAAGCATCTCAGGCTTTAAAAAAGGTAGTTAATGAAATGGAGAGAAGATATGAACTTTTCTCTCATACAGGGACAAGAAATATTGAAGGCTACAATGAGTATATTAGAAGATCAAATTTAGAAGAAGGAACGAAAAATCCGGAGTTTCCCTATATCGTTGTGATTGTGGATGAGCTCGCAGATTTGATGATGGTAGCCTCTTCAGATGTGGAAGATTCCATCACGCGCCTTTCACAAATGGCTCGGGCAGCGGGCATTCATTTAATTATTGCCACGCAGCGTCCTTCTGTCGATGTTATCACGGGTGTGATTAAAGCAAATATACCATCAAGAATTGCGTTCAGTGTTTCGTCCCAGACAGATTCAAGAACGATTCTAGACATGGGCGGGGCAGAGAAGCTGCTTGGACGCGGCGATATGCTGTTTCTTCCAGTAGGTGCATCAAAACCAGTTAGGGTACAGGGAGCATTTTTATCAGATGAAGAGGTCGAGCACGTTGTATCATATGTGATTTCTCAGCAAAGAGCTCAATATCAGGAGGAAATGATACCGAGCGAGACAGCAGAAGTAAAGGAAGAGGTCAATGATGATCTTTATGATGATGCTGTTCAGTTAGTTCTGGAGATGCAGACAGCTTCTGTATCGATGCTTCAAAGACGCTTCAGAGTAGGCTATACGAGAGCTGCGAGATTGATTGATGCAATGGAAGACCGGGGCGTAGTTGGTCCATACGAAGGAAGCAAGCCTAGAGAAGTGCTGCTTTCTAAAGATCATTATGATGAAGTAAGTTCGTAA
- a CDS encoding YlzJ-like family protein, translated as MILYTSMPEELIFPVQTADFESVSTIEMNGLQMVVRQTEQNQYEIVRLLSTDPQDFLNEQYSPGQKISMTFSFSS; from the coding sequence ATGATTTTATACACATCCATGCCTGAAGAGCTCATATTCCCTGTACAAACAGCTGATTTTGAGAGTGTTTCAACCATCGAAATGAATGGACTGCAAATGGTTGTCAGACAGACCGAACAGAATCAATATGAAATTGTCCGGCTTTTAAGTACAGATCCGCAGGATTTTTTAAACGAGCAGTACTCTCCGGGACAAAAAATTTCTATGACATTCTCGTTTTCCTCATAA
- a CDS encoding ClpP family protease, whose translation MQENSEQNGDKQEGKEPSLVEKIQQLGQTNVPQLSQDASIHCLTIIGQIEGHIQLPPQNKTTKYEHVIPQIVAIEQNPKIEGLLIVLNTVGGDVEAGLAIAEMLASLSKPTVSIVLGGGHSIGVPIAVSCDYSFIAETATMTIHPVRLTGLVIGVPQTFEYMDKMQDRVVNFVTKHSNITEEKFKELMFSKGNLTRDIGTNVVGNDAVDYGLIDGVGGVGQAIMKLNEMIGKKDESGEEQMLQ comes from the coding sequence ATACAGGAAAATTCAGAACAGAATGGGGATAAACAAGAGGGGAAGGAACCTTCTCTAGTTGAAAAAATTCAGCAGCTTGGACAGACAAATGTTCCGCAATTATCCCAGGATGCAAGTATTCATTGCCTGACAATCATCGGGCAAATAGAAGGACATATTCAGCTTCCTCCTCAAAATAAAACGACTAAATATGAGCATGTCATCCCGCAAATCGTAGCCATTGAGCAAAATCCAAAAATAGAAGGACTCCTTATAGTGCTGAATACTGTTGGCGGAGACGTTGAAGCAGGTCTTGCAATTGCTGAAATGCTTGCATCTTTATCAAAGCCTACTGTTTCAATTGTTTTAGGCGGAGGTCATTCCATTGGCGTGCCAATTGCGGTTTCTTGCGACTACTCTTTTATAGCAGAAACAGCAACTATGACGATACATCCAGTCAGATTAACTGGTTTAGTCATCGGAGTGCCGCAGACGTTTGAGTATATGGACAAAATGCAGGATCGAGTTGTTAATTTTGTAACAAAACACTCAAATATTACGGAAGAAAAGTTTAAAGAACTCATGTTTTCAAAAGGCAATTTAACTCGGGATATCGGAACGAATGTTGTCGGCAATGACGCAGTAGACTACGGGCTGATTGACGGAGTCGGCGGTGTAGGCCAGGCGATCATGAAGTTAAATGAAATGATTGGCAAGAAAGACGAATCCGGCGAGGAGCAAATGCTGCAATGA
- a CDS encoding ribonuclease J codes for MNKQTENIKIIALGGVGEIGKNLYVIEIDHNIFIVDAGLMYPEAGMLGIDMVIPDITYLRENADRVKGIFLTHGHDENIGGVFYVLRHLSIPVYGTKLTLALVSQKVKELNPKQKADYQEVDSTTVLDFDGVNVSFFRTIHSIPDSVGVCFHTSLGAIVHTGDFKFDTTPVLNTSSDLGKMAMIGERGVLCLLSDSTNAERPGFTASETVVGHEISDAMYNANGRTIVAIYASNINRIVQVIEAASDNKRKLVLLGNSIKNVYEIAKNLGYITESENLIIPVQDIDKYPKNEVAILTTGHQGEPLTVLTRMAKGAHKQIRIEKDDTVIISATPVPGNELHFSKTVDLLYRAGANVIFGQKQIHVSGHGSQEELKLMLNMMKPKYFIPINGEYKMQKAHAKLAKSAGIETENIFVVEKGDVIELSQNKVKSISKVPSGNVLIDGLGVGDIGNIVLRDRRLLSQDGILIVVVTLDRSKKIMISGPEIISRGFVYVRESEELILKASEMVTDIVEKSMQGHGIEWSALKLNIREALNRFLFEQTKRRPMILPIIMEI; via the coding sequence TTGAATAAACAGACAGAAAACATCAAGATTATTGCCCTAGGCGGAGTTGGAGAAATTGGCAAGAATTTGTATGTCATTGAAATCGATCATAACATCTTTATCGTTGATGCTGGATTAATGTATCCAGAAGCCGGGATGTTAGGGATTGATATGGTCATTCCTGACATTACATACTTGCGGGAGAATGCAGATCGGGTGAAGGGCATCTTTTTAACACATGGTCACGACGAGAACATTGGCGGCGTTTTCTATGTGCTGAGACATCTGTCCATTCCGGTTTATGGAACAAAACTGACTCTTGCTTTAGTGTCCCAAAAAGTAAAAGAACTAAATCCGAAACAAAAAGCAGATTATCAGGAAGTTGATTCTACCACTGTTTTAGATTTTGATGGCGTGAATGTATCTTTCTTCAGAACGATTCACAGCATCCCTGATTCAGTCGGAGTATGCTTCCATACATCACTAGGAGCGATTGTGCACACAGGGGATTTTAAATTTGATACAACTCCTGTGCTCAATACGAGCTCTGATTTAGGCAAAATGGCCATGATCGGAGAGCGAGGTGTCCTTTGCCTTCTGTCTGACAGTACAAATGCCGAACGGCCAGGCTTTACAGCTTCTGAAACCGTTGTGGGGCATGAGATTTCAGATGCTATGTACAATGCAAATGGAAGAACGATTGTAGCGATTTATGCATCAAACATCAACCGCATCGTTCAGGTGATTGAAGCTGCATCTGATAATAAGAGAAAACTGGTCCTGCTTGGAAATTCAATAAAAAATGTTTATGAAATTGCAAAAAATTTAGGATACATCACTGAAAGTGAAAATTTAATCATACCCGTCCAAGATATCGATAAATATCCTAAAAATGAAGTAGCGATTCTGACAACAGGTCATCAGGGAGAACCACTCACTGTATTAACCCGTATGGCAAAAGGCGCACATAAACAAATCCGAATTGAAAAAGATGATACAGTTATTATCTCTGCGACACCTGTTCCAGGAAATGAGCTTCATTTTTCTAAGACAGTGGATTTACTCTACCGCGCTGGTGCCAATGTCATTTTCGGACAAAAGCAAATTCATGTATCAGGGCACGGCAGCCAGGAAGAATTAAAATTGATGCTGAATATGATGAAGCCAAAATACTTTATTCCGATTAACGGCGAGTACAAAATGCAAAAAGCACATGCTAAACTTGCTAAATCCGCCGGAATAGAAACCGAGAATATTTTCGTTGTTGAAAAAGGCGATGTGATTGAGCTCTCTCAGAATAAAGTTAAATCGATATCTAAAGTGCCTTCAGGGAATGTTCTGATAGACGGTTTGGGCGTTGGCGATATTGGAAACATTGTGCTGCGAGACCGGAGACTTCTTTCTCAAGACGGCATTCTCATTGTCGTAGTTACACTGGATCGCTCTAAAAAAATAATGATTTCCGGACCTGAGATCATTTCTAGAGGATTTGTCTATGTAAGGGAATCGGAAGAACTTATTTTAAAAGCTTCTGAAATGGTAACTGATATTGTTGAAAAAAGCATGCAGGGCCATGGAATTGAATGGTCTGCATTAAAATTAAATATCCGTGAGGCGCTGAATCGTTTCTTATTTGAACAAACGAAGCGCAGACCGATGATTTTACCGATCATCATGGAAATCTAA
- the dapA gene encoding 4-hydroxy-tetrahydrodipicolinate synthase, which produces MIDFGKISTAMVTPFDKNGNIDFAKTSQLVNFLIKNGSDSLVVAGTTGESPTLTSEEKIALFKHVVSEVNGRVPVIAGTGSNNTKASIGLTKKAEAAGVDAVMLVAPYYNKPNQEGLYLHFKTIAEATELPVMIYNVPGRTAVSISPDTIARLAELPNVVAVKEASGDLEAMSEIISKTPEDFALYSGDDGLTLPVLSIGGAGIVSVASHVIGNEMQEMITAFNAGENVRAGAIHRQLLPIMKQLFKAPNPAPVKTALQLKGLDVGPVRLPLVSLTETERNELTKVISSI; this is translated from the coding sequence ATGATTGACTTTGGTAAGATATCTACAGCCATGGTAACCCCATTTGATAAAAATGGAAACATTGATTTTGCTAAAACATCACAGCTTGTAAATTTTTTAATTAAGAATGGGTCTGATTCATTAGTTGTGGCAGGAACAACTGGAGAATCTCCTACACTTACATCAGAAGAAAAGATTGCATTATTCAAGCATGTTGTCTCTGAAGTGAACGGCAGAGTCCCTGTTATTGCCGGCACGGGAAGCAATAACACAAAAGCATCAATCGGCCTGACAAAAAAAGCAGAAGCTGCAGGAGTTGACGCAGTTATGCTTGTAGCACCTTACTACAATAAGCCGAATCAAGAAGGGCTTTACCTGCATTTTAAAACCATTGCAGAGGCAACTGAGCTTCCGGTAATGATTTACAATGTCCCGGGACGCACGGCAGTAAGCATTTCTCCTGATACCATCGCCCGCCTTGCAGAGCTTCCAAATGTGGTCGCTGTGAAAGAAGCGAGCGGTGATTTGGAAGCAATGTCTGAAATTATCTCAAAAACTCCAGAGGATTTTGCTTTATATTCTGGAGATGACGGCTTAACACTTCCTGTTCTTTCAATCGGGGGTGCGGGGATTGTTTCTGTAGCATCACATGTTATCGGCAATGAAATGCAGGAAATGATCACAGCTTTTAACGCGGGTGAAAATGTAAGAGCAGGCGCCATTCACCGTCAGCTTCTTCCCATTATGAAACAGCTTTTCAAAGCTCCTAATCCGGCACCGGTTAAAACGGCTCTTCAGCTTAAAGGGCTAGACGTCGGACCTGTAAGATTGCCGCTCGTCTCATTAACTGAAACGGAAAGAAATGAATTGACGAAAGTCATCTCTTCCATCTAA
- the dapG gene encoding aspartate kinase — MKIIVQKFGGTSVKDDHGRKMALKHIRDALKEQYKVVVVVSAMGRNGDPYATDSFLNLLYGGTASISKREQDMLLSCGETISSVVFTSMLKSEGIEASSLSGAQAGFLTNEDYTNAKILDMRCERLRRELDHNDVVVVAGFQGATKSGDITTIGRGGSDTSAAALGAALEAEFIDIFTDVEGVMTADPRIVEKAKPLTTVTYTEICNLAYQGAKVIHPRAVEIAMQAKVPIRIRSTYSEGLGTLVTSHHSENLGSDINDRLITGIANVSNVTQIHVSAKEGQYEVQTEVFKSMARAGISVDFFNITPSSVIYTVAEEVTDYAIEILRGMDYEPSVKRHCAKVSTVGAGIAGVPGVTAKIVTALSEQGIQILQSADSHTTIWVLVKEEDMINAVNALHDAFDLSN; from the coding sequence ATGAAAATAATCGTTCAAAAGTTCGGCGGAACATCTGTTAAGGATGATCACGGCCGGAAGATGGCATTAAAACATATAAGAGATGCATTAAAAGAGCAGTATAAAGTGGTAGTAGTCGTCTCAGCAATGGGCAGAAACGGAGACCCGTACGCGACAGATTCCTTTTTAAATCTTCTATACGGCGGAACAGCTTCGATTTCAAAGCGGGAACAGGATATGCTGTTATCCTGCGGAGAAACCATCTCTTCCGTAGTTTTCACAAGCATGCTGAAGTCAGAAGGAATTGAAGCATCTTCACTGAGCGGAGCGCAGGCAGGGTTTTTAACAAATGAAGATTATACAAATGCAAAAATCCTTGATATGAGGTGCGAACGTCTCAGAAGAGAGCTTGATCACAATGACGTGGTTGTTGTAGCAGGCTTCCAGGGAGCAACAAAGAGCGGAGATATAACAACCATCGGCAGGGGGGGAAGCGATACGTCGGCAGCAGCGCTGGGAGCGGCCCTTGAAGCAGAATTTATTGATATTTTCACAGATGTAGAAGGTGTCATGACCGCAGATCCAAGAATTGTTGAAAAAGCAAAGCCTCTTACAACTGTAACGTATACTGAGATTTGCAACTTGGCTTATCAGGGTGCAAAAGTTATTCACCCGAGAGCTGTTGAAATTGCGATGCAGGCAAAAGTTCCAATCAGAATCCGCTCAACCTATTCCGAAGGTCTTGGTACACTTGTTACATCCCATCATTCGGAAAATTTGGGCAGTGATATAAATGATAGGCTGATCACCGGCATCGCCAATGTGTCGAATGTCACACAGATCCATGTATCTGCCAAAGAAGGTCAATACGAGGTGCAGACTGAGGTATTTAAATCAATGGCGCGTGCAGGAATCAGCGTGGATTTCTTCAATATTACGCCAAGTTCAGTTATTTATACAGTTGCTGAAGAAGTAACGGACTATGCTATTGAAATTTTAAGAGGCATGGATTATGAACCATCCGTCAAAAGACATTGTGCAAAAGTTTCTACAGTTGGAGCGGGAATAGCCGGAGTGCCCGGTGTAACTGCAAAAATTGTTACGGCATTGTCTGAACAGGGAATACAAATTCTTCAATCTGCAGATAGTCATACGACAATTTGGGTATTGGTAAAAGAAGAGGATATGATCAATGCAGTAAACGCTCTGCATGATGCGTTTGATCTCTCGAACTAG
- the asd gene encoding aspartate-semialdehyde dehydrogenase, with protein MNTNGYHVAVLGATGAVGQQMLQTLEERDFPISKLTLLSSARSAGKKVMFKGEEYEVQAASPDSFKGVQIALFSAGGSVSKEFAPEAVKHGAIVVDNTSAFRMDEHVPLVVPEVNEEDLTKHNGIIANPNCSTIQMVVALEPLRQAHGLNKVIVSTYQAVSGSGAAAIEELKTQSEAILKGEEFTPEILPVKGDKKHFQIAFNAIPQIDKFEENGFTFEEMKMMNETKKIMHMSNLEIAATCVRIPIETGHSESVYIELDSDSVSVREIHELLKGAPGVTLQDDPLTQTYPMPADCVGKNDVFVGRIRKDPDRANGFHLWIVSDNLLKGAAWNSVQIAESLVKLKLV; from the coding sequence ATGAATACAAATGGTTATCATGTTGCTGTCCTGGGCGCAACAGGCGCGGTCGGACAGCAAATGCTGCAGACTTTGGAAGAGCGGGACTTTCCTATTTCTAAATTGACTTTATTGTCTTCTGCAAGATCAGCCGGCAAAAAAGTGATGTTTAAAGGAGAGGAATATGAAGTTCAGGCTGCAAGCCCTGACAGCTTTAAAGGGGTACAGATTGCACTTTTCAGCGCAGGCGGCAGTGTTTCTAAAGAATTTGCTCCTGAAGCTGTCAAGCACGGGGCAATTGTTGTTGATAATACAAGTGCCTTCCGCATGGATGAGCATGTTCCGCTTGTAGTTCCGGAGGTAAACGAGGAAGATTTAACCAAACATAACGGCATTATTGCCAATCCAAACTGCTCTACCATACAAATGGTTGTCGCCCTTGAACCTTTGCGTCAGGCTCATGGCTTAAACAAAGTAATCGTTTCGACATACCAGGCAGTATCAGGATCTGGCGCCGCTGCAATTGAAGAACTGAAAACTCAGTCGGAAGCAATTTTGAAAGGCGAAGAGTTTACTCCAGAAATTCTGCCTGTAAAAGGGGACAAAAAGCATTTTCAGATCGCTTTTAATGCGATTCCTCAAATTGACAAATTTGAAGAAAATGGCTTCACTTTCGAAGAAATGAAAATGATGAATGAAACGAAAAAAATCATGCACATGTCAAACCTTGAAATAGCAGCTACATGCGTGCGAATTCCGATTGAGACTGGTCATTCTGAATCTGTTTACATTGAACTTGATTCGGATTCTGTCAGCGTGAGAGAGATTCATGAATTATTAAAAGGTGCACCGGGAGTTACTCTTCAGGATGATCCGCTTACCCAAACATATCCAATGCCTGCAGATTGTGTAGGGAAAAATGATGTCTTTGTCGGACGCATCCGCAAAGATCCTGATCGTGCAAATGGCTTCCATTTATGGATCGTGTCTGATAATCTTTTAAAAGGCGCAGCATGGAATTCCGTTCAAATTGCAGAAAGCCTTGTGAAATTGAAATTAGTATAA
- the dpaB gene encoding dipicolinate synthase subunit B codes for MKVKGKRIGFGLTGSHCTYDAVYPQIKRLIDEGADVMPVVTNTVKVTNTRFGEGEEWIKKIEELTGHKVIDSIVGAEPLGPKIPLDCMVVAPMTGNSMSKLANAMTESPVLMAAKATLRNQKPVVLGISTNDGLGLNGANLMKLMAAKNIYFIPFGQDAPFKKPNSLVAKMDLLLETVEAALEHSQFQPVIIEKFRDDE; via the coding sequence ATGAAGGTTAAAGGCAAAAGAATCGGATTTGGATTGACAGGGTCTCACTGCACATATGATGCAGTTTATCCGCAGATTAAACGATTGATTGACGAAGGAGCAGATGTGATGCCTGTCGTCACAAATACGGTTAAAGTCACAAATACAAGATTTGGCGAAGGTGAAGAGTGGATAAAAAAGATTGAAGAGCTGACAGGTCATAAAGTCATTGATTCCATTGTAGGAGCAGAACCGCTTGGGCCGAAAATTCCGCTTGACTGCATGGTTGTTGCTCCGATGACAGGAAATTCAATGAGCAAACTTGCAAATGCAATGACAGAATCTCCGGTGCTGATGGCTGCGAAGGCTACTTTAAGAAACCAGAAGCCGGTGGTACTTGGCATTTCTACGAATGACGGGCTTGGTTTAAATGGGGCGAATCTGATGAAGCTCATGGCTGCAAAGAATATTTATTTTATTCCATTTGGCCAGGATGCTCCATTTAAAAAGCCAAATTCTTTAGTGGCCAAAATGGACTTATTATTGGAAACAGTGGAAGCAGCATTAGAGCATTCGCAGTTTCAGCCGGTAATCATTGAAAAATTTCGTGATGACGAATAG
- the dpaA gene encoding dipicolinic acid synthetase subunit A: MLTGLNIAVIGGDARQLEIIRKLTELDAKLFLVGFDQLDHGFTGAAKLKLAEVHFEEIDVIILPVPGTNLEGHVDTIFSNEEVVLTEEIIQRTPPHCIIYSGISNPYLDGIIDGSNRELVQLFERDDVAIYNSIPTVEGTIMMAIQHTDFTIHGSRIAVLGLGRVGMSVARTFSALGAKVKVGARKSSHIARIIEMGLESFQLEDLEKQVSQIDICINTIPYHIVTAKVISKMPAHTLIIDLASKPGGTDFKYAEKRGIKALLAPGLPGIVAPKTAGQIVANVLAALLTEEFSKRKGSSS; encoded by the coding sequence ATGTTAACAGGACTTAATATAGCAGTCATTGGAGGAGATGCCCGGCAGCTGGAGATCATCCGGAAATTGACGGAACTAGATGCAAAGCTTTTTTTAGTAGGCTTTGACCAGCTTGATCATGGATTTACCGGAGCCGCGAAATTAAAGCTTGCCGAAGTGCATTTTGAAGAAATAGATGTGATTATTTTGCCTGTTCCCGGAACGAATTTAGAGGGGCACGTCGATACAATCTTCTCCAATGAAGAAGTAGTGTTAACGGAGGAGATCATCCAAAGAACACCTCCTCATTGCATCATTTATTCTGGAATCAGCAATCCATACTTAGACGGAATAATTGATGGATCGAACCGAGAACTTGTTCAGCTTTTTGAAAGAGATGATGTAGCGATCTACAATTCCATTCCGACCGTAGAAGGAACAATTATGATGGCTATTCAGCACACTGATTTTACGATTCACGGTTCAAGAATTGCTGTACTTGGACTTGGACGTGTAGGAATGAGCGTTGCCCGTACATTCTCGGCACTTGGAGCAAAAGTCAAGGTCGGAGCAAGAAAGTCTTCGCATATCGCAAGAATTATTGAAATGGGGCTTGAGTCCTTTCAGCTTGAGGATCTAGAAAAACAAGTTTCGCAAATAGATATCTGCATTAATACGATTCCTTATCACATCGTGACGGCAAAAGTGATTTCTAAAATGCCTGCCCACACACTGATTATTGACCTTGCATCAAAGCCGGGGGGAACGGATTTTAAATATGCTGAAAAAAGGGGCATAAAAGCATTGCTTGCACCGGGTCTTCCGGGAATAGTCGCACCGAAAACGGCCGGTCAGATTGTGGCGAACGTATTGGCGGCGCTGCTTACAGAGGAATTCTCCAAAAGGAAGGGGTCATCATCATGA
- a CDS encoding YlmC/YmxH family sporulation protein: protein MRLSELSGKEIVDVKRAERLGILGQTDLEINEQTGQITALVIPSVKWFGFRKQGNEIRVPWLHIKKIGTDMIILDIEDNQIKLLE from the coding sequence ATGAGGCTGAGCGAGCTGAGCGGGAAAGAAATTGTAGATGTGAAAAGAGCAGAGAGATTAGGAATTTTAGGACAGACGGACCTGGAAATTAATGAGCAGACCGGTCAAATAACTGCACTTGTCATTCCATCAGTAAAATGGTTTGGATTCAGAAAACAGGGAAATGAAATCAGAGTGCCCTGGCTTCACATTAAAAAGATCGGCACCGATATGATCATTTTAGACATAGAAGATAATCAAATAAAACTTTTAGAGTAA